Proteins from one Procambarus clarkii isolate CNS0578487 chromosome 8, FALCON_Pclarkii_2.0, whole genome shotgun sequence genomic window:
- the LOC123759821 gene encoding uncharacterized protein encodes MTLKQRVSIRKQQGATQTATRSKADRNTEQRSNTEQRRQQQGATQTATRSNADSNTEQRSNTEQRRQQHGATQTATRSNADSNKEQRRQQHGATQTATRSNADSNKEQRRQQHGATQTATRSNVATRSNADSNTEQRRQQHGATQTATRSNADSNTEQRRQQHGATQTATRSNADSNTEQRRQQHGATQTATRSNADSNTEQHRQQHGATQTATRSNTDSNTEQRRQQHGATQTATRSNADSNTEQRRQQQGATQTATRSNTKKQQHGATQRSSNTPQEQRTDVSHNATDAISRKRSFLTTDVDLDVPVISATSRLPPERHRNDVVNR; translated from the coding sequence CAACGTGTAAGCATACGTAAGCAACAAGGAGCAACGCAGACAGCAACAAGGAGCAAAGCAGACAGAAACACGGAGCAACGTAGCAACACGGAGCAACGCAGACAGCAACAAGGAGCAACGCAGACAGCAACAAGGAGCAACGCAGACAGCAACACGGAGCAACGTAGCAACACGGAGCAACGCAGACAGCAACACGGAGCAACGCAGACAGCAACACGGAGCAACGCAGACAGCAACAAGGAGCAACGCAGACAGCAACACGGAGCAACGCAGACAGCAACACGGAGCAACGCAGACAGCAACAAGGAGCAACGCAGACAGCAACACGGAGCAACGCAGACAGCAACACGGAGCAACGTAGCAACACGGAGCAACGCAGACAGCAACACGGAGCAACGCAGACAGCAACACGGAGCAACGCAGACAGCAACAAGGAGCAACGCCGACAGCAACACGGAGCAACGCAGACAGCAACACGGAGCAACGCAGACAGCAACAAGGAGCAACGCAGACAGCAACACGGAGCAACGCAGACAGCAACACGGAGCAACGCAGACAGCAACACGGAGCAACGCAGACAGCAACACGGAGCAACACAGACAGCAACACGGAGCAACACAGACAGCAACACGGAGCAACACAGACAGCAACACGGAGCAACGCAGACAGCAACACGGAGCAACGCAGACAGCAACACGGAGCAACGCAGACAGCAACACGGAGCAACGCAGACAGCAACAAGGAGCAACGCAGACAGCAACACGGAGCAACACAAAGAAGCAGCAACACGGAGCAACACAAAGAAGCAGCAACACACCGCAGGAGCAAAGAACAGATGTGTCACACAATGCAACAGACGCAATATCGAGAAAGCGTTCTTTCTTGACCACTGACGTCGACCTTGACGTCCCTGTCATCTCAGCGACGTCGAGGTTGCCCCCCGAACGTCACCGAAACGACGTAGTCAACCGCTAA